The Microbacterium sp. LWH7-1.2 genome window below encodes:
- the idi gene encoding isopentenyl-diphosphate Delta-isomerase: MPDTDHVVLLDDDGRAIGTAPKSSVHGPDTALHLAFSCHVLNAEGQVLITRRALSKRTWPGVWTNSFCGHPRPAEPVLSAVRRHADFELGLTLSDLRVALPLFRYRATDANGIVEHEVCPVYTAYADDEPVLNPLEAIDARWVEPEALAVSLEATPWAFSPWLVLQAQQLHLFETRSRERRAS; the protein is encoded by the coding sequence ATGCCCGACACCGACCACGTGGTCCTGCTCGACGATGACGGCCGCGCCATCGGCACCGCGCCCAAATCCAGCGTGCACGGCCCCGACACCGCCCTGCACCTCGCCTTCTCGTGCCATGTGCTCAACGCCGAGGGTCAGGTGCTCATCACCCGCCGTGCCCTCTCGAAGCGCACATGGCCTGGCGTGTGGACCAACTCGTTCTGCGGGCACCCCCGCCCCGCGGAGCCGGTGCTCTCGGCCGTCCGTCGCCACGCGGACTTCGAACTCGGGCTCACGCTGAGCGACCTCCGCGTCGCCCTCCCGCTGTTCCGGTACCGCGCCACCGACGCCAACGGCATCGTCGAGCACGAGGTGTGCCCCGTCTACACCGCGTATGCCGACGACGAGCCCGTGCTCAACCCTCTCGAGGCCATCGACGCGCGGTGGGTCGAACCCGAGGCGCTCGCCGTCTCGCTGGAGGCGACACCGTGGGCGTTCAGCCCCTGGCTCGTGCTCCAGGCGCAGCAGCTGCACCTGTTCGAGACGCGCTCGCGCGAGAGACGCGCGTCATGA